The Bradyrhizobium sp. B097 genome contains the following window.
GAGGTGTCTCCGGAGCTTCGATGCTGCTGCCGCCCATCAGCAGGCCGAGTGTCTCGCGGCTGGCTTCGGCGGTTGGCACGGGGACCGACAAGCGGCCATGGAACATCACGGCGATGCGGTCGGTGATTTCGGCAAGTTCATCGAGGTCCTGGCTCGTCACCAGCACCGCGGCGCCGCCTGCGGCAAGATCGAGCAAGGCCTGCCGGATCACGGCGGCCGCGCCCGCGTCGACGCCCCAGGTCGGCTGGTTCACGATCAGCACGACGGGATCGCGGAGGATTTCGCGGCCGACGATGAATTTCTGCAGGTTGCCGCCCGACAGGCTCGCCGCTTCCGGGTCGCGCTTGGCTTTACGCACGTCGAAAGTCTCAGTGGTGCGGTCGACGGTCTTCAGGGTCGCGGCCGTGTTCACGAAGCCATGAAGCACCATATTGCCGATGGCGTGGCCGGTCAGGAGGGCGTTTTCCGAGAGCCGCATGCGCGGCGCCGTGCCGTGGCCGAGCCGTTCCTCCGGGATGAAGGCCGCACCCAGCTTGCGGCGCCTGGTGATCGACAGGTGACCCGCCGCGTGTCCGTCGATCACGATCGTGCCCGGGTCTTTCGCCAGTCGCTCGCCGGAAAGGGCTGCGAACAGTTCGTCCTGTCCGTTACCGGCAACACCGGCGATGCCTAGAATTTCACCACCCCGGAGCTCGAACGAGATGTGCTCGAGCCGTATGCCGTGCGGATCGTCGGGTGCGAGGCTGAGATCGTTGACCAGCAGGCGAGGCACGGTGATCTGGCGGCTCGCCGCAGCCTTCACTTCCATGATCTCGCCGCCGACCATCATGCGCGCAAGGGACGCCGCGGTCTCAGCCCTGGGATTGCAGGTCTCGACCTTGCGTCCGCCGCGCAGGATCGTTGCGGTGTCGCAGAGCCGCTTCACCTCGTCCAGCTTGTGGCTGATGTAGAGGATCGCGCGGCCTTCGGCCTTGAGGCGATTGAGCACGATGAAGAGCTGATCGGCCTCCTGAGGTGTCAGCACGGCAGTCGGCTCGTCGAGGATCAGGAATTGCGGATTCTGCATCAGCGCGCGCACGATCTCGATACGCTGCCGCTCGCCGACCGAAAGCTGCCAGACCTCCCGCTTCGGATCGAGTGGAAGTCCGTATGTACGCGACACCTGCTCGAGGCGCGCCGACATGTCCTTGAACGGCTCCTTGCCGTCGAGGCCGAGCGCAACATTCTCGGCGACAGTCAGATTGTCGAACAGCGAGAAATGCTGGAACACCATGCCGATTCCATGTGCGCGCGCATCCGATGGCCCAGACAGCACGATCGTCTTGCCCTGCCAGCGGATCTCGCCCTCGCTCGGCTGGATCAGGCCGTAGATCGTCTTCACCAGGGTGGATTTTCCGGCGCCGTTCTCGCCGAGCAACGCATGGATCTCTTGCGGCCGAATATCGAGATCGATCTTGTCGTTGGCGAGAAACGAACCGTAGCGCTTGGTCAAGCCGACCGTCTGCAGAAGCGGCGTGGCACCTGTGTGCTGCGCGGCAGATGTCGTGTCTGGCATCCCGGGATATCGCATGCGTGGAGAGAGGAGCCGCAATAGTGGGCCAGTTTTCACGCACGCGTAAGTAGGGAAAAAGCGCCAGTGCTTGCTCAAGGCTTCGGCACGATTGAATCGTCCCGTAAATTTGCGGGGGCGACGGTCAGTCGGCCTTGCTGCCACGTCCGCGGAAGTTGTTGCAGAAATGTGACTGTCGATCCAATTCGAAAGTGGAGCGGTCAACGATGACGCAAAGTTGAGCAGCGTATCGCTGCAGGATTCCAGCGGATTTCCCGCGCCCCGGCGGTACGTCCCCGCGCTGCGCGCAAATGTCGCGGAAGTCTAGCAATGATGGGCATAATTCGAAAAATCCAGAATTCTGTCGAAGCGAATTTTGCGGCCGTCAACCGCTACGGGACTGACCCAATCAAACTGATCTCGCGGAGGTTGCTGATCAAACACGCGTCAGCGCGTGGAGAAACTTCGGGCTTCCCGTTCGCCCCGAAGCTGCGCCACGCTCCTGCATCAGCACGAATTCGTTGCGTTCACTCCTGGGGGTCTTTCACAATGTTCAACATCCGCCGAACCTTGTCGGCCGCGGCACTATCATTGGGGTTGATGCCGGTCGCTCACCTTGCAAGCGCCGCAGATCT
Protein-coding sequences here:
- a CDS encoding ABC transporter ATP-binding protein encodes the protein MPDTTSAAQHTGATPLLQTVGLTKRYGSFLANDKIDLDIRPQEIHALLGENGAGKSTLVKTIYGLIQPSEGEIRWQGKTIVLSGPSDARAHGIGMVFQHFSLFDNLTVAENVALGLDGKEPFKDMSARLEQVSRTYGLPLDPKREVWQLSVGERQRIEIVRALMQNPQFLILDEPTAVLTPQEADQLFIVLNRLKAEGRAILYISHKLDEVKRLCDTATILRGGRKVETCNPRAETAASLARMMVGGEIMEVKAAASRQITVPRLLVNDLSLAPDDPHGIRLEHISFELRGGEILGIAGVAGNGQDELFAALSGERLAKDPGTIVIDGHAAGHLSITRRRKLGAAFIPEERLGHGTAPRMRLSENALLTGHAIGNMVLHGFVNTAATLKTVDRTTETFDVRKAKRDPEAASLSGGNLQKFIVGREILRDPVVLIVNQPTWGVDAGAAAVIRQALLDLAAGGAAVLVTSQDLDELAEITDRIAVMFHGRLSVPVPTAEASRETLGLLMGGSSIEAPETPHATRA